Proteins from one Streptococcus mitis B6 genomic window:
- the efeB gene encoding iron uptake transporter deferrochelatase/peroxidase subunit, with product MTEKDEKFFEKKMNRREFLKKAGIGGAGLALGLSGASAFFAPKLGSQEKISYGNEKIAFYGKHQAGISTPMQKNIYFVVLDLHTTDRDKIIQLFKDWTNYSAKLVEGELVKKDGQNALLPPSDTGETVGLNPHRLTLTFGVSASFLKKMNLENKRPQVFRGLPPFPKEQLREKYTGGDIVIQACADDEQVAFHAIRNLIRKGRNAVTLRWSQSGFAAIGDRMETPRNLFGFKDGTANPTKEKDFDRVIWADSKDWMENGSYMAVRRIQMFLETWDRTSLEEQENTFGRYKESGAPFGKKNEFDEVDLSLLPDDSHVRLAKEVDKPLLRRSYSYSDGIDEKTGQFDTGLLFISFQKDPDNFVKVQTNLGATDKMNEYITHIGSGLFACFGGVEKGGYIGQKLLEG from the coding sequence ATGACTGAAAAAGACGAAAAGTTTTTTGAGAAGAAAATGAACCGTCGAGAATTTCTAAAAAAAGCAGGGATTGGAGGGGCTGGTTTAGCACTAGGACTCTCTGGTGCTTCTGCTTTTTTCGCACCTAAGCTAGGAAGTCAGGAAAAAATCTCGTACGGAAATGAAAAAATTGCTTTTTATGGCAAGCATCAAGCTGGGATTAGTACGCCCATGCAAAAGAATATCTATTTTGTTGTCTTGGATTTGCATACGACGGATAGAGATAAGATTATCCAATTATTCAAGGATTGGACGAATTATAGTGCCAAGTTAGTTGAGGGAGAGTTGGTCAAAAAAGATGGACAGAATGCTCTCTTGCCTCCGAGTGATACTGGTGAAACAGTCGGGCTTAACCCTCATCGTTTGACGCTGACTTTTGGTGTGTCTGCAAGTTTCTTGAAAAAGATGAACTTGGAAAACAAGCGTCCTCAAGTGTTCAGGGGTTTACCGCCTTTTCCTAAAGAGCAATTGCGTGAAAAATATACTGGTGGGGATATTGTGATCCAGGCCTGTGCCGATGATGAGCAAGTTGCCTTTCATGCGATTCGTAACCTCATCCGTAAGGGGAGAAATGCAGTGACCCTTCGTTGGAGTCAGTCTGGTTTTGCAGCTATCGGTGATCGAATGGAGACTCCGCGTAACCTCTTTGGTTTTAAAGATGGAACAGCAAACCCAACCAAGGAGAAAGACTTTGACCGCGTTATCTGGGCTGATAGTAAGGACTGGATGGAAAATGGTTCTTATATGGCAGTTCGTCGAATTCAGATGTTTTTAGAGACCTGGGATCGCACTAGTCTTGAAGAACAAGAAAATACCTTTGGCCGTTATAAGGAAAGTGGTGCCCCTTTTGGTAAGAAAAATGAGTTTGATGAAGTGGATTTGAGTCTCTTACCTGATGATTCGCATGTTCGTTTGGCTAAGGAAGTAGACAAGCCCCTTTTGCGTCGTTCTTATTCTTACTCAGATGGCATTGATGAAAAAACTGGTCAGTTTGATACAGGTTTGCTCTTCATTTCTTTCCAGAAGGATCCAGATAATTTTGTCAAGGTTCAAACTAACCTAGGTGCTACTGATAAGATGAATGAATACATCACTCACATTGGTAGTGGACTTTTTGCTTGCTTTGGTGGTGTGGAGAAAGGAGGCTACATTGGTCAGAAATTATTGGAAGGCTAA
- a CDS encoding YbaB/EbfC family nucleoid-associated protein yields MMNMQNMMRQAQKLQKQMEQSQAELAAMQFVGKSAQDLVQATLTGDKKVVSIDFNPAVVDPEDLETLSDMTVQAINSALEQIDETTKKKLGAFAGKLPF; encoded by the coding sequence ATGATGAACATGCAAAACATGATGCGCCAAGCACAAAAACTTCAAAAACAAATGGAACAAAGTCAAGCAGAACTTGCTGCTATGCAATTTGTTGGCAAATCTGCTCAAGACCTTGTTCAAGCGACCTTAACTGGAGATAAGAAAGTTGTCAGCATTGACTTCAATCCAGCTGTCGTTGACCCTGAAGACCTTGAAACTCTTTCTGATATGACTGTTCAAGCCATCAACTCAGCTCTTGAACAAATCGATGAGACTACCAAGAAAAAACTGGGTGCTTTCGCTGGAAAATTGCCATTTTAA
- the efeO gene encoding iron uptake system protein EfeO → MKKLGFVLLSSALLLTACATNQSKPSNTSDSSKVTALSEDKQKMLDKATADYKTFVQEQIDKLLTDTEGFVKLLKEGKLEEAKKVYPLIRMSYERSEPIAESFGESDVKIDFRLADYMDENKTEEGWSGFHRIERILWEENTTKGTESYGDQLVNDIKELKAKIATVDVDYKVMLTGAVDLLNEVATSKITGEEEIYSHTDLYDFRANIEGAEKIFQLFKPLLEKSDANLVKELEADFKSVNSLLDKHMTDKEHYKLYTDLTKEDTKELSEAVTKLGEPLSQMGKFLSGE, encoded by the coding sequence ATGAAAAAACTAGGTTTTGTCCTTTTATCTTCAGCCTTGCTATTGACAGCTTGTGCTACTAACCAATCTAAGCCAAGCAATACAAGTGATTCATCTAAAGTGACAGCCTTGTCTGAAGACAAGCAGAAAATGCTTGATAAGGCCACTGCTGACTATAAGACTTTTGTTCAAGAGCAAATCGATAAACTCTTGACAGATACGGAAGGCTTTGTCAAACTGTTGAAAGAAGGTAAGCTAGAAGAAGCCAAAAAGGTTTATCCATTGATTCGTATGTCTTATGAGCGTTCAGAACCAATTGCTGAAAGTTTTGGTGAGTCAGATGTCAAGATTGACTTCCGTTTGGCAGACTATATGGACGAAAACAAGACAGAAGAAGGTTGGTCAGGTTTCCACCGTATCGAGCGTATCCTTTGGGAAGAAAATACCACTAAAGGAACTGAAAGCTATGGTGATCAGTTGGTAAATGATATCAAGGAATTGAAAGCTAAGATTGCAACTGTAGATGTGGACTACAAGGTCATGTTGACTGGGGCAGTTGACTTGCTTAACGAAGTTGCAACAAGTAAGATTACAGGTGAAGAGGAAATTTATTCTCATACAGACTTGTATGACTTCCGAGCCAATATTGAGGGAGCAGAGAAGATTTTCCAACTCTTTAAACCTTTGCTTGAAAAATCAGACGCTAACCTAGTTAAAGAATTGGAAGCAGATTTCAAGTCAGTTAATAGTTTGTTGGACAAACACATGACCGACAAGGAACACTACAAGCTCTATACTGATTTGACAAAAGAAGATACCAAAGAATTATCAGAAGCTGTGACAAAACTTGGTGAACCTCTATCACAAATGGGTAAATTTCTTAGTGGAGAATAA
- a CDS encoding DUF6287 domain-containing protein, with translation MKKLFLFSISVLAISILTACQPQSKNTSSESSETTTSSSSSPTSTSEEKKNDYTLYNPVLKEYAKVLDGSSASPKELNSKANLKNTYPKEYSGLQYSLYDLDQNGTDELLIALKMDSNYYDLLDIRTLKNGEVIRLTNAENNLDFIGERVHFNPLENGYFQLSTRVSTNQIQLKLYKLNQDGTQLELISESDTEEGLGTKPPSLDIRSFSWKSVTNLISEESSLPAESKGMDISAIQNRDFSSVSGTWRNRSGIEFTFDKNGLVSDQSKISIEHAKEIDHYLKANSISKDGGAGAAIAFLPAGVSLTMSVTSSPDNGYTDPSDTTQDRLWFGQQLINGSIEGFFYKVE, from the coding sequence ATGAAAAAATTATTTCTATTCAGTATCAGTGTTTTAGCTATCTCCATTTTAACAGCTTGCCAACCTCAGAGTAAAAACACTTCCTCAGAAAGTTCTGAAACAACTACTTCTAGTAGCAGTTCGCCTACTTCCACATCGGAAGAGAAGAAAAATGATTACACCCTATATAATCCTGTCCTTAAAGAATATGCCAAAGTATTAGATGGTTCATCAGCTTCACCTAAAGAGCTCAATTCAAAAGCAAACTTAAAAAATACTTATCCTAAAGAATACTCTGGACTACAATACAGCTTGTATGATTTAGACCAAAATGGTACGGACGAACTTTTGATTGCCCTAAAAATGGATTCTAACTATTACGATTTATTAGATATTCGAACTCTTAAAAATGGTGAAGTTATTCGACTGACCAATGCAGAAAACAATCTGGACTTTATTGGAGAGCGAGTACATTTTAATCCTTTAGAAAATGGTTATTTTCAATTATCTACCCGAGTATCTACTAATCAAATCCAACTTAAACTATACAAATTAAATCAGGATGGAACACAGTTAGAGTTAATTAGTGAATCAGATACAGAAGAGGGACTGGGGACAAAACCACCTTCCCTTGACATAAGATCTTTCTCTTGGAAATCTGTCACAAATCTCATAAGTGAAGAATCTTCCCTTCCAGCAGAAAGTAAAGGGATGGATATTTCTGCAATTCAAAATAGGGATTTTTCTAGTGTCTCAGGAACTTGGAGGAATCGTTCAGGTATCGAATTCACTTTTGACAAAAATGGGTTAGTAAGTGATCAGTCCAAAATTTCAATTGAACACGCTAAAGAAATTGACCACTATCTAAAGGCAAATTCTATTTCTAAAGATGGAGGTGCTGGTGCAGCTATTGCCTTTTTACCAGCTGGAGTTTCATTAACCATGTCTGTCACCTCTTCTCCAGATAATGGCTATACTGACCCATCTGATACAACACAAGATCGTTTATGGTTTGGACAACAACTTATCAATGGCAGTATTGAGGGATTTTTCTACAAGGTAGAATAG
- a CDS encoding N-acetylmuramoyl-L-alanine amidase family protein, which produces MSALSLLGTGVITANQISASENTSTEKQIEATITKVEIDYFGLSFEGKLSEPLPHGGDNAAKGNVTLIEKASGKIVYQHYNDVIFSGLTKDVSDQFLQPLFYSNQFKGDIFVSEQFPDGTYILEMSGEAGSPYGDLTDTRKRVFKVRKEVTIGNPSTNSNTNTTTQSGSNSNISDSWLQSGSRWWYKHADGSYTTNGWEKINGVWYRFDYSGWMQTGWVKDGSWYYLDGSGAMKTGWVKDNGSWYYLQDSGAMKTGWMKVSGKWYYAYSSGALAINTTTPDGYRVNYNGEWV; this is translated from the coding sequence ATCTCAGCTCTATCACTTCTTGGCACTGGAGTTATCACAGCTAATCAAATATCAGCTAGCGAGAATACGAGTACTGAAAAACAAATAGAAGCAACAATTACAAAGGTTGAAATTGATTATTTTGGACTTAGCTTCGAAGGAAAACTTTCAGAGCCACTACCACATGGAGGTGATAATGCTGCTAAGGGAAATGTTACTCTAATTGAGAAAGCTAGTGGAAAAATTGTTTACCAACATTATAATGATGTCATTTTTAGTGGTCTAACTAAAGATGTCAGTGATCAATTTTTACAACCTTTATTTTATAGCAATCAATTTAAAGGTGATATTTTTGTTTCAGAACAATTTCCAGATGGAACATATATTTTGGAGATGTCTGGAGAAGCTGGTTCGCCTTACGGTGACTTAACTGATACAAGAAAACGTGTCTTTAAAGTTAGAAAAGAGGTGACTATCGGAAATCCTTCTACAAATTCAAATACGAACACAACAACTCAATCAGGTTCGAATTCTAATATCTCAGATAGTTGGCTACAATCTGGTTCTCGTTGGTGGTATAAACACGCCGACGGTTCCTATACAACTAATGGCTGGGAAAAAATCAATGGTGTTTGGTATCGTTTTGACTACTCTGGTTGGATGCAAACTGGTTGGGTAAAAGACGGCAGTTGGTACTACCTCGACGGCTCAGGCGCTATGAAGACAGGTTGGGTCAAAGATAACGGTAGCTGGTACTATCTTCAAGACTCAGGCGCTATGAAAACTGGCTGGATGAAGGTATCTGGTAAATGGTACTATGCTTATAGCTCTGGTGCACTAGCAATCAATACAACGACCCCTGATGGCTATCGTGTTAATTACAACGGTGAGTGGGTTTAA
- a CDS encoding recombinase family protein: MRYGYVRVSTREQNIDRQFSALVENKLAKENIFIDYVSGKDFDRIEYQKLLTTLKENDELVIKSIDRLGRNYDEILEQWQSITKKKKVNITVLDFPLLNTKNSDDNITGKLISDIVLQVLSYVAQFEREQIKQRQMEGIREAKKKGEKFGRPKLLVPNNLPDVIAQYTKKEITLREGADILGVSKSTFHNWIKNS, encoded by the coding sequence ATGCGCTATGGCTATGTTCGAGTATCTACAAGAGAACAAAATATCGATAGACAATTTTCAGCCTTGGTAGAAAACAAATTAGCAAAAGAAAATATTTTTATTGATTATGTTTCAGGAAAGGATTTTGACAGAATCGAATATCAAAAATTATTAACTACCTTGAAGGAGAATGATGAATTAGTTATTAAGTCAATTGATAGATTGGGAAGAAACTATGATGAAATTTTAGAACAATGGCAATCAATTACTAAGAAAAAGAAAGTAAATATAACTGTTTTAGATTTCCCCTTATTAAACACAAAGAATAGCGATGACAATATCACAGGAAAACTAATATCTGACATCGTTTTGCAAGTTCTATCTTATGTGGCACAGTTTGAAAGAGAACAAATCAAACAAAGACAAATGGAAGGAATACGAGAAGCAAAGAAAAAAGGGGAAAAATTCGGTAGACCAAAATTGCTTGTTCCGAATAATCTCCCTGATGTGATAGCTCAATATACGAAAAAAGAAATAACCTTACGAGAAGGTGCAGACATCTTAGGAGTATCAAAAAGCACCTTTCATAATTGGATAAAAAATTCATAG